DNA sequence from the Nocardia fluminea genome:
GATCCATCGGCCGTCGGCGCCGCGTTCGACATCGGTCACCTCGTGCAGCGTCTCGACCTTCACCAGCCCGGTGGCTTCGGCGGCGGCGATGTAGGTGACGTCGACCGAATGCTTGCCGCCGTTGTTCACGCCCATCGCGCCGTCACCGTTGGTGTAGGACGGTTTCATCTCCCCGCGCAGTTCGGCGAGCGCGAAATCCCAGTCGATGGGCATCGGGATCTTCGACAGCGGCATGTCGGCGCGCTGTACGCGTTCGGCGAAAACCCTTGCCGCTCGGTAGCTCTCGCTCGCGACCAATTCGTCGGGCGCCTCGGCCAGTTTCAGCATCTTGGCCACCCGCGGATAGTGCACCCGGTCCATCAGCGCCCAGTCGAGTTCGGCCGGGAAGTGGGTGTCGAAGACTTCCCTGGTGGGCTGAAGTGACATTCCCTGGTAAACCAGGGAACCGCCGCCGACGCCCGCCGCGCACAGGGCGGTCATGTTCACTCCCGGCACGGCTTCGAGCAGGCCGGTGTAGGGCTCGAAGATCATGGGGCGGCCGAACAGGTTCGGGCTGGAGCGATGCCAGAGCAGTCGTTTGTCGGGAGATGAGGCCCGGGGGAAGGTTTCGGCGTTGGGACCGGTGGGCCAGCGCAGTCCGCGTTCGAGCACGGTCACCGGCACCCCCGCCTGCGCCAGGCGCAGTGCGCTGACGCCACCACCGAATCCGGAGCCGATGACCACGACCCTGTGCTCTTCCCGCGTCAGCGGGACGGTGCCGGGCTGGGCGGCGGCCGGGCCAGCCGAACCGACCGAACGTGCGCCGAGAGCGAGGGCACCAGCAGCGGCAACACCGCTCAGCAGAGAGCGGCGCGAGAATGCAGGCATTACGAGATCCTTCATATTTATCTGACCAAACAGGCAGAGCGGGTTGGGTTGTTCGGGACTTTCTTACGGTGCGCGAATCGCGTCCGCGGCCGGCCACCCGAAGGTGGAGCAGGTGTGCGGCTTCGCGGCACATTGCCGGGCAGCACGGCGAACAGACGCCAGGACGGCGAGCCGTCCTGCCATCGCGCACTCGCGCTGACTCATCCGACACATACGACACGCTCCATGTACGCCACCCGCTCGCTTCATTGCTTCGGTGTGCTCGTTTGCCGGTGACCATGAGGTGCGTCACAGCAAAGCCGTCGTAGAGTAACACGGTTACTCGCCTTGTCCGGGGTATACGGCAGGAGATCCGATGTGGGTGACTCGCGAGCCGTCGGCCGCTCGTGGGACGTCCTTCTGGTGATGCGTCCATCGAACCCCGCGTCCGTTCGAGACCGACCGACGCGGGACAACGACCAGCCGAGACCTAGTCGGTCAACCGCGCGGTGACCGCACCGAGCCCGTCGGCGATGGCCGCACGCTGGGCCGGATCGAGCACATCGATGAACACCCGGCGAACGAGCTCGACGTGGCTCGGCGCGACCTCCGCGAGCCGGGTCCGACCCGCGTCGGTCAGCACGGCGTTGACCCCGCGCACATCGGTGTCGTGCTCGACCCGGCGCACCAACCCGGCCTCCTCCAGTTTGCCTACCTGATAGGTGAGCCCGCTCTTGGAGGTGTAGAGGGCCGCGGCGAGGTCGGTCATCCGCATCGCGGCGTCCGGAGCGGCGGCCAGGCGGACCAGCACCTCGTATTGGGTGTGCGAGAGGCCCTCGGATTTCAGGTGCTGGTCGACCGCGCGATCGACCAGCGCGCCCGCGGCGAGGAATCGGTCCCACAGGCGCGACTCCGCATCGTCGAGCCAGCGGGGTTCGTCCATGCGGCAACCCTAACCAGCGACGGAATAGCAGGGCAACCATGGTTGTTCAAATTTGAACATAGTCAGAATCGACCCTGAGGAGACGACCGTGACGATGCCGGTGCTCTATCTGTCCCATGGCGCTCCGCCGCTGATCGACCACGACACCTGGCCCGCCGAGCTCGCGGCCTGGGCGGCCGACCTGCCCAGACCACGCGCGATCCTCATCGTCTCCGCACACTGGGAATCGGCGCCGGTGAGCATCGGCGCGACCAGCACAGTGCCGCTGGTCTACGACTTCAGCGGGTTCGCTCCGCACTATTACGATGTGCGCTATCCCGCACCCGGTGCTCCGGCATTGGCCGCGCAGGTTCGCGCGCTGCTCGGCGGCGCGGTCGCCGACGCCCCCGAACGCGGCCTCGACCACGGCGCCTACGTGCCGCTGACCCAGATGTACCCCGACGCCGACATCCCCGTTCTGCAACTCTCGATCCCTACACTGGATCCGCAGGACCTGATGAAGTTCGGCCGCGCGCTCGCCCCACTGCGCGACGAGGGCGTGCTCCTCGTCGGCAGTGGATTCTTCACCCACAACCTGCGAGCGCTCACCGCCGACGACCGGCACGTGCACTCGTTCACCGCCGAGTTCGACGACTGGGGCCGCCGAGCGCTCGACGACCGCGATCTCGACACGCTGCTCGACTTCGAGCACACCGCGCCCGCCCCCCGCCTGGCCCATCCGCGCACCGAGCATTTCGCCCCGCTGTTCTTCAGCCTCGGCGCCGGCCTCGACGACATCGACTCCCTGCGCACCGTCATCGACGGCTATTGGTTCGGGATGGCACGACGCTCGGTTCAGATCGGCTGAGCCGAACACACACGAAAAGGACAACATCATGACGACAACATCGACCACCGCGACCAGCGCCGGCCTGCTCGTGCTTCGCCTCGGCGTCGGGGCGACGATGGCCGCGCACGGCACCCAGAAGCTGTTCGGATGGTTCGACGGCGGCGGCCTCGACGGCACCGAACGCTTCTTCGCGGCCAGCGGCTACCCCTCGGCGAAAGCGTTCGCCGTGCTGGCCGGCGTGAGCGAGACCCTCGGCGGTATCGGCTTGATCCTCGGGCTGATCACACCGCTGGCCGCCGCGGCCATCCTCGGCACGATGCTGAACGCCATCGCGGTGAAATGGGGCGGCTTCTTCAGCCCCAAGGGGGTCGAATACGAAACGATCCTGGCGGTGGCCGCGGCGAGCCTGGCCCTCACCGGCGCCGGCGGTTTCGCAGTGGACCGCTTCGTGCCCGGCCTGCGCGACTACAAGATCGGCTACGGCCTCGCGGCGATCGCGCTGGCCTTTGTCGCCGCGGGAATCACCCTGCTCATCCGAAATTGAGGTTGTGCTCCGGCCGTGCGGGTTCAAGGCGGTTAGGTTTGGGACAGTGCCACCGCCGAGCAGACGGTTCGGCACCGTGGAGAGCGAGCGGACAAGCCGATTTCACGACAGGAAGGCGAAGAAATGGGAAGCGACGACCCGAATGTCAAAGAACTCGCTGTCGACGAGTGCTGGGCACTCCTCCGGACCCACGACGTAGGCCGCCTCGCCGTGTGTGTCGACGACCATCCGGAAATCTTCCCTCTCAACTACGCGGTCGACCACGGAACCATCGTCTTTCGATCTGCGCCAGGCACGAAGGTGTCCGCCGCCTTGTCGGATGCGCTCGTCGCACTGGAGGTCGACGGTTACCTCTCTGACTCCCACGAAGCCTGGAGCGTGGTGATCAAGGGGCGAGCCGAAGGGATCCGTGAGATCGGTGACCTGGTGGACACGGTGGATCTGCCGCTGTTTCCGTGGCAGCCCGAGACGAAGAACCTCTTCATCCGGCTCGTCCCCACCTCGGTAACCGGTCGCCGGTTTCCTGTCGCCGACCCGGACACATGGCGGACTCCCTTGTCGAACGTACGACGGTCTCCTCTGGAGTAAGGCCGGTTGGCTGCGAGCGCGAAAACTCTGCCGAGCGGGCACAATTCGAGTGGTCGAGTGTATTACTCAGTCGACAACACCGCGATGAGGTTGCCCGTAGCCGGTCAGCAAGAGTGACGCTCTAGGAGATGACGTGCCGGAGGTTCGTCGGGTCAGCCCCACAGCGGGCG
Encoded proteins:
- a CDS encoding DoxX family protein translates to MTTTSTTATSAGLLVLRLGVGATMAAHGTQKLFGWFDGGGLDGTERFFAASGYPSAKAFAVLAGVSETLGGIGLILGLITPLAAAAILGTMLNAIAVKWGGFFSPKGVEYETILAVAAASLALTGAGGFAVDRFVPGLRDYKIGYGLAAIALAFVAAGITLLIRN
- a CDS encoding dioxygenase family protein, with translation MPVLYLSHGAPPLIDHDTWPAELAAWAADLPRPRAILIVSAHWESAPVSIGATSTVPLVYDFSGFAPHYYDVRYPAPGAPALAAQVRALLGGAVADAPERGLDHGAYVPLTQMYPDADIPVLQLSIPTLDPQDLMKFGRALAPLRDEGVLLVGSGFFTHNLRALTADDRHVHSFTAEFDDWGRRALDDRDLDTLLDFEHTAPAPRLAHPRTEHFAPLFFSLGAGLDDIDSLRTVIDGYWFGMARRSVQIG
- a CDS encoding MarR family winged helix-turn-helix transcriptional regulator — its product is MDEPRWLDDAESRLWDRFLAAGALVDRAVDQHLKSEGLSHTQYEVLVRLAAAPDAAMRMTDLAAALYTSKSGLTYQVGKLEEAGLVRRVEHDTDVRGVNAVLTDAGRTRLAEVAPSHVELVRRVFIDVLDPAQRAAIADGLGAVTARLTD
- a CDS encoding pyridoxamine 5'-phosphate oxidase family protein is translated as MGSDDPNVKELAVDECWALLRTHDVGRLAVCVDDHPEIFPLNYAVDHGTIVFRSAPGTKVSAALSDALVALEVDGYLSDSHEAWSVVIKGRAEGIREIGDLVDTVDLPLFPWQPETKNLFIRLVPTSVTGRRFPVADPDTWRTPLSNVRRSPLE
- a CDS encoding GMC oxidoreductase, giving the protein MPAFSRRSLLSGVAAAGALALGARSVGSAGPAAAQPGTVPLTREEHRVVVIGSGFGGGVSALRLAQAGVPVTVLERGLRWPTGPNAETFPRASSPDKRLLWHRSSPNLFGRPMIFEPYTGLLEAVPGVNMTALCAAGVGGGSLVYQGMSLQPTREVFDTHFPAELDWALMDRVHYPRVAKMLKLAEAPDELVASESYRAARVFAERVQRADMPLSKIPMPIDWDFALAELRGEMKPSYTNGDGAMGVNNGGKHSVDVTYIAAAEATGLVKVETLHEVTDVERGADGRWIVHVLRLDTTGAVMENKILTTGTLIMAAGSLNTTRLLVRAGAKGLIPDLPDGLGQGWGTNADRIYVWTDPSAEFGAPQGGPVVYGSKNWDDPHAAHTIIQASLPPLSLDPRSTMMVGFGVSDSRGTFAYDSSRDDAILHWPSDGDSGIQNNHINPAVHRIAGPDGFLLDTNALFPSTWHPLGGASMGAVCDLDGRVHDQPGLYVLDGALMPGNTAACNPSMTIAAVAERALDNIVARDIGTLI